From a single Chlamydia muridarum str. Nigg genomic region:
- a CDS encoding bifunctional 3,4-dihydroxy-2-butanone-4-phosphate synthase/GTP cyclohydrolase II, whose amino-acid sequence MVTCEAGIASVQQAIKDIADGNFVIVIDRESRENEGDLILAGEKVSAEKMAFLLSHTTGIVCASVTREQARVLDLPAMVQENQCAFKTAFTVSVDASSGITTGVSAADRTRTVQLLSDPTSISQSFVRPGHVFPLVSQPGGVVKRPGHTEASMDLMRLAGMYPCGIFAELVNADHSMMRQQQILDFAEQHGFTVITVDDLITYRWTFDSLVEHVSSARIPTKYGEFFIHVYKSIIDGTEHFALVKGDIREQESVPVRVHSECLTGDVLGSCRCDCGAQLDMAMRYIAEQGLGVIVYLRGQEGRGIGFGHKIQAYALQDLGYDTVEANLQLSFPIDAREYGVAAQILKDLRLTSVRLITHNPKKFFELQRLGIHILDRIVLPVIVSSENERYLRTKKDRMGHWLNFPVLNESEDEYETVERTSCC is encoded by the coding sequence ATGGTTACATGTGAAGCCGGGATAGCTTCGGTACAGCAAGCGATAAAAGATATCGCTGACGGGAATTTTGTCATAGTTATTGATAGGGAATCTCGAGAGAACGAGGGAGACTTAATTTTAGCAGGAGAAAAGGTCTCGGCAGAAAAAATGGCCTTTCTTTTGTCTCACACAACGGGCATTGTCTGCGCTTCGGTCACTCGTGAGCAAGCAAGAGTTTTGGACCTGCCCGCAATGGTTCAAGAGAACCAATGTGCCTTTAAAACAGCTTTTACTGTTTCTGTAGATGCTTCGTCAGGAATTACTACGGGAGTTTCTGCAGCGGATAGAACGAGAACAGTTCAATTATTATCCGACCCAACGTCAATTTCTCAATCTTTTGTTCGTCCAGGACATGTTTTCCCTTTAGTTAGTCAGCCTGGTGGAGTAGTCAAACGTCCAGGACATACTGAAGCATCCATGGATCTCATGCGGCTTGCTGGGATGTATCCTTGTGGTATTTTTGCTGAGCTTGTCAATGCAGATCATTCTATGATGCGGCAACAACAGATACTAGATTTTGCTGAGCAACATGGTTTTACGGTTATTACCGTAGATGATCTGATTACTTATCGATGGACCTTTGATTCTTTAGTTGAGCATGTTTCTTCAGCACGGATTCCTACCAAATATGGGGAGTTCTTCATACATGTTTATAAATCGATTATTGATGGAACAGAGCATTTTGCTTTAGTGAAGGGAGATATTCGGGAACAAGAATCCGTGCCTGTGCGTGTGCACTCAGAATGCTTAACCGGAGATGTTTTGGGGTCTTGTCGTTGTGATTGCGGAGCTCAGTTGGATATGGCTATGCGGTATATTGCAGAACAGGGCTTAGGCGTTATTGTGTATCTTCGAGGGCAAGAAGGGCGCGGTATAGGTTTTGGGCATAAAATTCAAGCTTATGCTTTACAAGATCTTGGATATGATACGGTAGAGGCCAATCTCCAACTAAGTTTTCCTATAGATGCTCGAGAGTATGGAGTAGCTGCACAAATTCTTAAGGATCTCCGGTTGACAAGCGTGAGATTGATCACCCATAATCCAAAAAAGTTTTTTGAGCTACAGCGGTTAGGAATACACATTCTCGACCGGATTGTTTTGCCCGTCATCGTCTCTTCTGAAAATGAGAGGTATTTACGAACAAAAAAAGACCGAATGGGGCATTGGTTGAATTTCCCTGTTCTTAATGAGTCGGAGGATGAGTATGAAACTGTTGAAAGGACTTCCTGTTGCTAA
- the ribH gene encoding 6,7-dimethyl-8-ribityllumazine synthase, with product MKLLKGLPVAKDVRVAIVGACFNAPIADRLVSGARETFFESGGSPDSLTVVRVPGAFEIPCAIKKMLSKGNLFQAIVACGVLIQGETSHYEHIADNVAAGIARLSVEFCLPITFSVITAPNVEAAWERAGIKGPNLGASGMRTALEMASLFSLIEKE from the coding sequence ATGAAACTGTTGAAAGGACTTCCTGTTGCTAAGGATGTGCGTGTAGCTATAGTCGGGGCGTGCTTTAACGCTCCTATTGCTGATCGCTTGGTTTCCGGAGCTCGAGAGACATTTTTTGAGTCCGGAGGTAGTCCCGATTCTTTGACTGTTGTTCGAGTTCCCGGTGCTTTTGAAATTCCCTGTGCCATTAAAAAAATGCTCTCTAAAGGAAATCTTTTTCAAGCAATTGTTGCCTGTGGAGTCTTAATTCAGGGGGAAACTTCGCATTATGAGCATATTGCGGATAATGTTGCCGCAGGTATCGCTCGATTGTCTGTAGAATTCTGTCTCCCAATCACTTTTTCTGTGATTACTGCTCCTAATGTAGAAGCTGCTTGGGAAAGAGCAGGGATAAAAGGCCCAAATTTGGGAGCTTCAGGAATGAGAACGGCGTTAGAAATGGCGTCGCTGTTTTCATTAATAGAGAAAGAATAA
- the ribD gene encoding bifunctional diaminohydroxyphosphoribosylaminopyrimidine deaminase/5-amino-6-(5-phosphoribosylamino)uracil reductase RibD, with translation MEVSSEQQLFFMREAVALGERGRIFAPPNPWVGCVIVKNGCIIGRGWHKGIGSPHAEVCAFQDQTSSLVGADVYVTLEPCCHFGRTPPCVDLLIKSKVSSVYIALLDPDPRVCKRGVARLKEAGISVYVGIGHEEAKASLQPYLHQRETGLPWVVMKTAASLDGQTSDRRGISQWISGEQARLDVGRLRAESQAVIVGSRTVCLDNPRLSARMPSGDLYERQPLRVVVDSRGSVPLDARVWNPDSGNVLLATTEQCSKEHIQKLEDRGVEVWKSSPQQVDLKRLLQYLAEKGCLQVLVEGGARLHSAFWREHLVNAGVIYWGPKFLGDQGSPMLRDLQLCLDNAEHVKITKTFLVGDSVKTCFECVGREDG, from the coding sequence ATGGAAGTTTCGTCTGAGCAACAACTGTTTTTTATGCGCGAGGCCGTTGCATTAGGTGAAAGGGGGAGGATTTTTGCTCCCCCTAATCCTTGGGTGGGGTGTGTGATTGTAAAAAATGGATGTATAATAGGAAGAGGGTGGCACAAAGGAATTGGGTCCCCGCATGCGGAAGTTTGTGCTTTCCAAGATCAAACTAGCTCATTGGTAGGAGCAGATGTGTATGTCACCTTAGAGCCTTGCTGCCATTTTGGTAGGACTCCCCCCTGCGTAGATCTTTTGATCAAAAGTAAGGTGTCGTCAGTTTATATTGCTCTGCTAGATCCTGACCCTCGTGTTTGTAAAAGGGGGGTTGCTCGTCTGAAGGAGGCGGGAATTTCTGTTTATGTGGGGATAGGTCACGAAGAAGCAAAGGCTTCCTTGCAACCGTACTTGCATCAAAGAGAAACGGGGTTGCCATGGGTTGTTATGAAAACGGCCGCGTCTCTCGATGGTCAAACCTCGGATCGTAGAGGGATATCGCAATGGATTTCAGGAGAGCAGGCTCGGTTAGATGTAGGAAGACTTCGTGCTGAGTCCCAAGCTGTAATTGTCGGTTCGCGTACGGTGTGTTTAGATAATCCTCGTTTATCTGCTCGGATGCCTTCAGGGGATTTGTACGAGAGACAACCGTTACGAGTAGTGGTGGATAGCAGAGGGAGTGTTCCTTTAGATGCTCGGGTATGGAATCCAGATTCTGGAAATGTTTTGCTTGCTACAACGGAACAGTGCTCTAAGGAGCATATTCAAAAATTAGAAGATCGGGGAGTGGAGGTATGGAAATCTTCTCCCCAGCAGGTGGATCTCAAAAGACTTTTACAATATCTGGCAGAGAAAGGATGTCTACAAGTGCTTGTTGAAGGGGGGGCTCGGTTGCACTCCGCTTTCTGGCGTGAGCATCTTGTGAACGCAGGTGTGATCTATTGGGGCCCCAAATTTTTGGGGGATCAAGGTAGTCCTATGTTACGAGATCTTCAGTTATGTTTGGATAATGCAGAACATGTGAAAATCACAAAAACTTTTTTAGTTGGAGATTCTGTAAAGACATGTTTTGAATGCGTGGGGAGAGAGGATGGATAG
- the serS gene encoding serine--tRNA ligase: MLDIRLIRKEPKECEARLQKKDPSISLERLLDLDKNVRQLKADSESLLARRKALSGQIHKAKVANEDATPLIQGVNAIADQLVAFEKTLQEQEALLLDLMARLPNYPDEDVPVSPDKSGNKIIKSHGEIPTFTFPPKHHVQLNEKLQILDFKLPAKTSGSGWPAYKNEGVLLEWALLTYLLNKQQAHGFQLWLPPLLVKRDILFGSGQIPKFDGQYYRVEDGEQSLFLIPTAEVVLNGFHSQEILNEQDLPLYYAAFTPCFRREAGAGGSHERGLVRVHQFHKVEMFAFTTPEQEEIAYQKMIGIVEEILSELQLPYQLSLLSTGDMSFTAKKTIDAEVWLPGQQAFYEVSSISKCGDFQSRRSETRYRDAQGKLHFVNTLNGSGLATPRLLVAILENYQQEDGSVVIPHALRPYMNNQEILLPKTDR; this comes from the coding sequence ATGTTGGATATACGATTAATACGCAAGGAACCAAAAGAATGTGAAGCCCGTCTTCAAAAAAAAGATCCCTCTATTTCGTTAGAACGCCTTCTAGACTTAGATAAAAATGTGCGTCAACTGAAAGCAGATTCAGAGTCCTTACTTGCAAGACGTAAAGCTCTTTCTGGCCAAATTCATAAAGCTAAAGTTGCTAACGAGGATGCCACTCCCCTTATTCAAGGGGTTAATGCTATTGCAGACCAACTTGTTGCTTTTGAAAAAACGTTACAAGAACAAGAAGCTCTTCTACTAGATCTCATGGCAAGACTGCCTAATTATCCAGATGAGGACGTTCCTGTCTCCCCTGATAAATCGGGGAACAAAATTATTAAAAGCCACGGAGAAATTCCAACTTTTACCTTTCCTCCTAAACACCATGTACAACTCAATGAAAAGCTGCAAATTTTAGATTTTAAACTTCCAGCCAAAACCTCAGGTTCCGGCTGGCCAGCTTATAAAAATGAAGGCGTTCTTTTAGAATGGGCTCTGTTGACTTACCTTCTTAATAAGCAGCAAGCGCATGGATTTCAACTATGGCTTCCTCCACTACTTGTCAAACGCGATATTCTTTTTGGCTCAGGCCAAATTCCAAAATTTGATGGGCAGTACTATCGTGTTGAAGACGGAGAGCAGTCTCTTTTCCTTATTCCAACAGCAGAAGTTGTTCTTAATGGATTCCATTCTCAAGAGATCTTAAACGAGCAAGATCTCCCTCTCTATTACGCAGCTTTTACCCCTTGTTTCCGCAGGGAAGCTGGTGCTGGAGGATCTCATGAACGAGGATTAGTAAGAGTCCACCAATTCCATAAAGTAGAGATGTTTGCTTTTACAACCCCAGAACAAGAAGAGATTGCTTATCAAAAAATGATTGGCATTGTTGAAGAAATTCTTTCTGAACTTCAACTCCCTTACCAGCTCTCTCTACTTTCTACAGGGGACATGTCTTTCACAGCCAAAAAAACGATCGATGCAGAGGTTTGGCTTCCAGGGCAACAAGCTTTTTATGAGGTCTCTTCTATTTCCAAGTGTGGAGATTTTCAATCTCGTCGCTCTGAGACTCGCTATCGCGATGCTCAAGGCAAATTACATTTCGTGAACACTCTAAATGGCTCAGGATTAGCAACTCCTAGATTGTTGGTAGCTATTTTAGAAAATTATCAACAAGAGGATGGATCCGTTGTGATTCCTCATGCGCTGCGCCCTTATATGAATAACCAAGAAATTCTCCTACCCAAAACAGATAGATAA